One Hemitrygon akajei unplaced genomic scaffold, sHemAka1.3 Scf000053, whole genome shotgun sequence DNA window includes the following coding sequences:
- the LOC140721240 gene encoding uncharacterized protein, producing the protein MAHQRFCTGERPFTCLDCGKGFTQSYELLLHKSVHTGEKPFTCTDCGKGFTRSSKLKVHQRVHTGERPFTCSDCGKGFTQSWTLIAHQRVHTGERLFNCSDCGKGFIQSYELLLHKSVHTGEKPFTCSDCGKGFTRSSNLKVHQRVHTGERPFTCSDCGKGFTQSWTLIAHQRVHTGERPFNCSDCGKRFTHSYELLLHKSVHSGEKPFTCSDCGKGFTRSSKLKVHQRVHTGERPFTCSECGKGFTQSWTLIVHQRVHTGERPFTCSDCGKGFTCSSNLKLHQRVHTGERPFTCSDCGKGFTRSSQLLVHKSAHTGKRPFTCSDCGKGFTSSSQLKVHQ; encoded by the exons atggctcaccagcgattttgcaccggggagcggccattcacctgcttagactgtgggaagggattcactcagtcatacgAACTACTgttacacaagtcagttcacactggggagaagccattcacctgcacagactgtgggaagggattcactcggtcatctaaactaaaggtacatcagcgagttcacactggggagaggcctttcacctgctcagactgtgggaaaggtttcactcaGTCATGGACCCTAattgcacaccagcgagttcacactggtgagaggctgttcaactgctcagactgtgggaagggattcattcagtcatacGAACTACTgttacacaagtcagttcacactggggagaagccattcacctgctcagactgtgggaagggattcactcggtcatctaatctaaaggtacatcagcgagttcacactggggagaggcctttcacctgctcagactgcgggaaaggattcactcagtcatggaCCCTAattgcacaccagcgagttcacactggtgagaggccgttcaactgttcagactgtgggaagcgattcactcattcATACGAACTACTgttacacaagtcagttcactctggggagaagccattcacctgctcagactgtgggaagggattcactcgctcatctaaactaaaggtacatcagcgagttcacactggggagaggcctttcacctgctcagaatgtgggaagggattcactcagtcatggaCCCTAATT gtacatcaacgagttcacactggggagaggccattcacctgctcagactgtgggaagggattcacttgctcatctaatctTAAGctacatcaacgagttcacactggggagaggccattcacctgctcagactgtgggaagggattcactcggtcatcccagctactggtacacaagtcagcTCACACCGGGAAGCGgcccttcacctgctcagactgtgggaaaggattcacttcatcatctcaactgaaggtacatcagtga